The Flavobacterium sp. K5-23 genome segment TGTCTATTTCTATTCCTTTGCTTGTAGTTTCGCCGCTTAATGTTTTTATATTGGAATTCGTATTTATTGTTCCATCCAGATTGAATTCAGCGGTTTGGGATAAATTGCTGTTCACGATTTGGTATAACGTAATATTGGTACTTAGTTTTCCTTTTAAGAAATCATTTTTTACTCCTACTTCATACTGATCGATTATGGACGCTTCTATCGGGGTATTGTATATAGTTAGGCCTGAGTTTGGTGTAAATGAGTTTGCATAACTGGCAAACAATGAACTATTTTTTGTTGGTTGATATACGACACCTATTTTAGGTGTAAAAGCCACATCAAGTAATTTAGGCCCTTCAGTAGTTTTAATGGTAAGCAAGTCGTTTGTTATTGCTTGTGCTTCTTGCCAAGACCAACGCAATCCTGCCAGTATTTTTATTTTTTCAGTAACTGATATTAAATCCTGAGCATATACACCAAAACGATTCGTTGTAGTACTTACAATTTTTGTGTTTTTAACCAATGGAATATCTGTTCTTGGAATGTATTTGTCTAAATCAAAAATGTTTATTTGGTCGTAAGTTATAGGATTAAAAGTAAAGGTATAATTTTTTGAAAAAATGTTTTCGGCATCAATTCCAGAGAATAATTGGTGTTTTACTTTTCCGGTAAGAAATGTTCCTTGTATATTTATTTGCTCACTACCTCTTTGTTCAAGTGTTTTGTTTTTTCCAAGAGGACGATTCCAATCTCCGTTTAACAAAGGTTGTATGCGTTCCGTTCCTTCATTAGTTCGGTCATAGTTTTGGAAAGAAGTGTTGAAATTCAGTTTCCAATTGTTATTAATAGAATATTTCACAATACCGGAAACGGTAGCTTGGCTTGTTTTTCCGTTAGACCAGCTGGCTCCTAAATACGTATTTCGGGGAACAGCTGCAATTTCTTTTCCGATGGAACCAGTTCCAAAATCCGGTGTCCAATCATCGTGTAAATAATCCCCTTGCAATACAATTTCGGTTTTGTCGCTTACTTTAAATAGCACGGATGGATTGATGTAATAACGTTCTTTTTTTACAACATCCCTAAAGCTCTCCGAGTTTTCATAAGAACCTATAAAGCGGTAGGCAATGACGTCATTTAATGGCCCGTAAAAATCTATTGATGGTTTGTAAAAAGAGTAACTTCCCATTTGCATAGCTACTTCTCCACCTTTGTTGAATGAAGGCTTCTTTGTAACCATATTTAAAATTCCTCCTGGGGTTACATTTCCAAATAAAAGTGCGGCGCTTCCTTTTAGTACTTCCACTTTTTCTAAAGAGGCGACTTCTGGCATTGCTCCATTATTTATACGGAAACCATTTTTGAACATATTATTTGCCGACATATCGTATCCTCTGGACCAAAAAGTTTCTTGAGCACCACCACGAGCCGATCCTACATAAACACCATTCACATTTTTTACAACATCGCTTAATCGGATGCTTTGTTGTTGTTCAATAGTGGCGCTTCCTATAATTTGAATGCTTTGTGGGATATCCATTGGTTTTAAGTTAATCCCGGATAATACGCTTTCTCTTTTCTTATTTGGAGTGCCTTTAATCACAATCACAATTTCGTTTAGTGCCAGTATTTCTTCCTCAAGTTTAAATTCAACCTTGGTAGTTTGTGAGGGAGATACTTTTACTTCTTTAGTTTGTTTTTTCATACCATTGCCTTCTATAACAATGACGTGATTCCCGGTTGGGAAATTAGGGAAGCGAAATTCCCCATTTTGATTTGTTTTATTCGAATAGGATGCTTTTGCCTGTCTAATGGATATTCCTTTAATGGGAACTCCGTCAGAAGACAAGATTCTACCTTCAATATTTCCTGTTTCTTGGGCATTAGCAAATAAGGAGATGAATAATAAGACTATGATTTTAAATGATTCTTTCATTTTATTTAGATTGATTAAAAATAACAATGCAAATATAGAATGTAAAATCTGATAAATAAAGACTTATTTAGACTTAATAAAAATAATATTTATTAAAATAGGTAGTTTATTGACAATCAATAGTTTTGTAAAATAAAAAACCTCACCAAATAAAGGCAAGGTTGTATGTAGAAGATAGAAAACACTGTTTTTTACTGTTTTTTCTTCATCGGGTATTTTTCTGAAGTTGGTTTTCCTTGTTGGATTCCAGAAATTTCTGCCACAAGACTGTCTTTATTTATTTTTGTGTACGTTATTTTTTGTGGGTAATCGTGTTTTGGGTTTTCAAATACGAGTTGGTTTTCAGTTGAAGCTGTCAGTGCGAAACGTACTGATTTATCATTGTTTTGACCTTTTACCTGTGCATTATATTCTAATCCCTCATCAACTTGATTTAGGTTGATAGTTTCAAAATGCAAGGTGTCTTTCCCTTTAATAAAAAAGCTTTGCGCTTGAAAAGTGCTGTCGGTTGTTTTTTTCCAAGTTTCAGAAAGATTTCCCTCGGCTGAGTTATTCTCCCAAGTTCCTATTAACCAATTTGCAATTTTAATTTTTTCGTATTCTTTAGATGCCGATTTTTTACAAGAAACAATCGCTAACAAAAGCAGTATAAGTGTCGTTTTTTGAAACATTAGATAGAATATTTTGATATTGTTTTGAACGGCTAAATTAGGAAAAAATTGAATAGTGTCCCTTTTTTAGTTTTGGAATGTCCAAAAGGAATAAACTCCTGGCTGAATTAAAAATTATTCTGTATGGATTTTTTGTTTCACGTCACTTTTAGGCATAATTTTTTCACGAAAAAAGCAATATAATATGACGCTTGAGGATTTAAGTTGAATTCAATTACAAACTAAAATTGCTATTATTTACTAGGTTCAATTGTCCTTAGCTTCCGCAGTCGAGCGTCAAATGTTTGAAGAATACGTAAAAAGAAAAGCTGTTTGAGCGCAGCGAGTTCTTTTCTTTTAGTATTTGAGAACTAATTTGACCGACGAGGGAGTGTAGACTTGATTTTTTTGTTTCTTTTTTGATCAAGCAAAAAAGAAAATTAGTAAAACATAATTTTTTACTTTCAACAAAACGTCATTGGTAGTATTTCAAAATGTATCTTGAACGTACGCATAAAAAAAGCTGTCATTAAGTTTTTAGACTCAAAGGGATGTTCTAATTTTCTAAAACACTCTCTTTCAGTATAGTATGCACCAATTCTTTCGTTGGTTTTTGATTTTTTAGTTTTTCACGAACCACATCAAAAGTCACTTTGAAATCACAACCCAGTTTGTAG includes the following:
- a CDS encoding TonB-dependent siderophore receptor yields the protein MKESFKIIVLLFISLFANAQETGNIEGRILSSDGVPIKGISIRQAKASYSNKTNQNGEFRFPNFPTGNHVIVIEGNGMKKQTKEVKVSPSQTTKVEFKLEEEILALNEIVIVIKGTPNKKRESVLSGINLKPMDIPQSIQIIGSATIEQQQSIRLSDVVKNVNGVYVGSARGGAQETFWSRGYDMSANNMFKNGFRINNGAMPEVASLEKVEVLKGSAALLFGNVTPGGILNMVTKKPSFNKGGEVAMQMGSYSFYKPSIDFYGPLNDVIAYRFIGSYENSESFRDVVKKERYYINPSVLFKVSDKTEIVLQGDYLHDDWTPDFGTGSIGKEIAAVPRNTYLGASWSNGKTSQATVSGIVKYSINNNWKLNFNTSFQNYDRTNEGTERIQPLLNGDWNRPLGKNKTLEQRGSEQINIQGTFLTGKVKHQLFSGIDAENIFSKNYTFTFNPITYDQINIFDLDKYIPRTDIPLVKNTKIVSTTTNRFGVYAQDLISVTEKIKILAGLRWSWQEAQAITNDLLTIKTTEGPKLLDVAFTPKIGVVYQPTKNSSLFASYANSFTPNSGLTIYNTPIEASIIDQYEVGVKNDFLKGKLSTNITLYQIVNSNLSQTAEFNLDGTINTNSNIKTLSGETTSKGIEIDINAKPIEGLCILAGYSYNDMRYTKTTGSNGSFIEGDRLARTPANTANLSFFYTMPVGLLKGFSIGSAANYIGNRVGGWNNQLVINSTTGAVSIRDREIPIDGYTTIDFSAGYNWKQFSILCKLSNIANVLNYTVHENYSVNPIAPRQLTTSIKYKF
- a CDS encoding DUF6265 family protein, producing the protein MFQKTTLILLLLAIVSCKKSASKEYEKIKIANWLIGTWENNSAEGNLSETWKKTTDSTFQAQSFFIKGKDTLHFETINLNQVDEGLEYNAQVKGQNNDKSVRFALTASTENQLVFENPKHDYPQKITYTKINKDSLVAEISGIQQGKPTSEKYPMKKKQ